The region ATGTCCCACCTCAGAGTCCCGCCACGCGAAGTCCCACCTCAGAGCTGTTCGCGGACCCAGGCCGCTACCTCGGGGGCGTTCGGGGTGCGGGTCAGGGACTGGGTGATCACCGGCAGGTCGCCGCGCATCCGGTGCGCGTCGGCGACCATCACCGCCATGTCGGCGCCGACCAGCTCGGCCAGATCCACCTTGTTGATCACCAGCAGATCCGCGGTGGTGACCCCGGGCCCGCCCTTGCGCGGCACCTTGTCGCCGCCGGCGACGTCCACCACGAAGACCTGTCGGTCGGCCAGCCCCCGGCTGAACACCGCGGTCAGGTTGTCGCCGCCGCTTTCCACGATGACCAGCTCCAACCCGGGATGCCGCTCGGTGAGCCGCTCGACCGCGTCCAGGTTGGCGGTGATGTCGTCGCGAATGGCCGTGTGCGGGCAGGCGCCGGTCTGCACCGCCTCGATCCGGTCGGTGTCGAGCACCCCGGCCTTGCGCAGGAAGTCGGCGTCCTCGGTGGTGTAGATGTCGTTGGTCACCACGGCCAGCTCGACCTCCGGGCCGAGCGCCCGGCAGAGCGCCGCAGTGAGCGCGGTCTTGCCGCTGCCGACCGGCCCGCCGATCCCGAGCCGGAACGGGCGCCCATGGTGCGGTTCGACCGAGAACGGGTCGGGTCCGGTCGCCGTCGGGTCGAAGTTGACCGGATGCGTGTGGCCGTGCCCGTGGCCGGGTGAGTAACCATTGTCAGGACGCAAATAGACGCACCTCTTCCCGGTGATGTCGATCGTGGGCCTCGGCGAGCAGGTCGAGTGCCGGGGCGCCGGGGGCGGGCAGCTCGGCCGGGTCCAGCCCGGCCACCGAGGCCGCCTCGGCGGCGATCCGGTCGAGGTCATCGGCCAGTTCGGTGACCACGGCGTTGACCGCGAACGGGTCCAGCCCGAGCAGCCGAACGCCGGCGGCGGACGGTCCGCTGACGGCCAGGTAGCCGGCGGCCAGCGCCGCCTCCCACGGTCCGGCTCCGGCGGTCGCCGCCAGCACACCGAGCACGATCGGGTGGTGTGGTCGCGGGGTCGCGGCCACCAGTTCGGTCAGCACCGGTGACGGCCAGGCTGCCCGGCCGGCGCGAACCATGCCCCGCCCCTGGGCGCGCGATGCCTCCCGCTGCGCCGGGGACGGGGTGCGGGCGTCTAGTTCGACGTCCAGCTCCCGCCAATGTCCACTTCGGACGCCACGAGCGGCGGCGTGCGCCGCGGCGGCGGCGAACACCGCTTGCAGGGCACCGGCACCATGCAGGCGCCCGTGCAGGAATTCGCGCAGGTCGCCGACTCCCGTGATCAGCCCCCGCGCGGCCGCCTCCTCGACGCCGCCGGAGTGCGCGTGTCCCCCGCCGGGGAACCGCGAGTCCGCGAGCGTCAGCACCGCGAGACCGGCTCGCACCGCCGTCTCCTCTCGATTCGCCGGGTGGCCATCGGACCGGTCAGAACAGGAAATAGCGCTGGGCCATCGGGACTTCCGAGACCGGGTGCGGTTCGACGCGCTCGCCGTCGATGTCCACCGCGAAGTTGTCCGGGTCGACCCGGATGTCCGGAGTGGCGTCGTTGTGGACCATGTCGGCTTTGCCGGTCGCGCGGGTGTTTTCGACCGCGACCAGCCCCGAGCTCAGCTGAAACTGCTCCGGCAGCTGGGCGTCCAGCGCCACCGGCGCCACGAAGAACACGCTGCTCGCCGCCGCTGCGCGCGGCTGCGCCCCGAAACTCGGCCGCGCGATGTAGGGCTGGGGCGTCGGGATCGACGCGTTCGCATCGCCCATCGCCGCCCACGCCGCGAACCCGCCCTTGAGCACGATGTGCGGCCGGACCCCGAAGAACTTGGGCTCCCACAGCACCAGATCCGCCATCTTGCCGACCTCGACGGAACCGACGTGCTTTGCGATGCCGTGCGCGATCGCCGGGTTGATCGTGTACTTCGCGACGTAGCGCTGCGCCCGGTGGTTATCGGCCCGTCCGTCGCCGGGCAGCGCGCCCCGGCGGCGCTTCATCACGTGCGCGGTCTGCCAGGTGCGCATGATGACCTCGCCGATTCGGCCCATCGCCTGCGCGTCCGAGCTCATCATCGAGATCGCGCCGAGGTCGTGCAGGACGTCCTCGGCCGCGATGGTGGACGGCCGGATGCGGCTCTCGGCGAAGGCCAGGTCCTCGGGCACCGACGGGTTGAGGTGGTGGCAGACCAGCACCATGTCGAGGTGCTCGTCGATGGTGTTGACGGTGTGCGGCCGGGTCGGGTTGGTCGAGGAGGGCAGCACGTTGGGCTGGGAGGCGAGCCGGATGATGTCCGGCGCGTGCCCGCCGCCGGCGCCTTCGACGTGGAACGCGCTGATGGAACGGCCGTTGATCGCCGCCAGCGTGGACTCGTAGAACCCGGCCTCGTTGAGCGTGTCGGCGTGCAGCGCGACCTGGACGCCGGATTCCTCGGCGACCCGCAGCGCGCTGTCGAGCGCCGCCGGGGTCGCGCCCCAGTCCTCGTGGATCTTGAACCCGCCGGCCCCGGCCCGCAGTTGCTCCCGCAGCGCCTCGCCGCGCATTGTGCTGCCCTTGCCCAGCAGCAGGACGTTGACCGGCATGAAGTCCAGCGCCCGCATGACCATCCGCAGGTTCCAGGCACCGGGAGTGACCGTGGTCGCCTTGCTGCCCTCGCCCGGACCGGTGCCGCCGCCGATCAGCGTGGTCAGGCCGGAGGCCAGCGCCGTCTCGACCTCCTGCGGGCAGATGAAGTGCACGTGGGAATCGATGCCACCGGCCGTGAGGATCTTGCCGTTGCCGGCGATGACCTCGGTGGACGGCCCGATCACGAGCGTGCCGTCCACGTCGTCGACGGCGCTGGGGTTGCCAGCCTTGCCGATGCCGACGATGTGGCCGTCGCGGATGCCGACATCGGCCTTGATCACGCCCCAGTGGTCCAGGATCACCGCGCCGGTGATCACCACGTCGGGCGTCGCTTCGGCGCGGGTCGCGGCCGACTGGCCCATCGATTCGCGGATGACCTTGCCGCCGCCGAACACCGCCTCGTCGCCGGAGCCGGCCGGGCCCTGGCTGCGGTCCTCGGTGACCTCGATCAGCAGATCGGTGTCGGCCAGCCGGATCCGGTCGCCGGTCGTCGGGCCGAACAGCTCGACGTAGTGGGGCCGGTCAATGGACGATGCGCTCATCTTGATGCCCCTCGCCTTTCTCGCCGTAGCCGAACGGAGCGGGTTCGTGGTCGCGGCCGTCGAGCTCGCCGGCGTATTCCAGCCGCAGGCCGCGCACCAGCCGGCTGCCGCCGATCGGCACCAGGTCGACCTCCCGGTCCTGGTTCGGCTCGAAGCGCACGGCGGTTCCCGACGGCACGTCCAGCCGGTAGCCCCATGCCTTGGCCCGGTCGAACTCCAGGCCCGGGTTCACGGCGGCGAAGTGGTAGTGGGATCCGACCTGCACGGCGCGGTCGGCGCGGTTGACGACGGTGATCCGGATGCGTTCCCGGCCCGGATTCCGCGGAATCGGGCACTCGCCGGTGATGATCTCCCCGGGCCGCATGGCAACTCCTCGCGAGGTCGTTTCGAGATCGGCGGGCTACCGCTTCAGGTGATCGGGTCGTGCACCGTGACCAGCTTCGTCCCGTCCGGGAAGGTCGCCTCGACCTGCACGTCGTGGATCATCTCCGGCACCCCGTCGAGCACCTGGTCGGCGCGCAGCACTTGGCGTCCGCTCTGCATCAGCTCGGCGACGGTCCGCCCGTCCCGCGCGCCTTCCGCGACGTGGTCGGTGATCAGCGCCACCGCCTCGGGGTAGTTGAGCTTCAGCCCGCGGTCCAGCCGTTCGCGGGCGAGCCGCGCCGCGACGTAGACAAGCAACTTGTCCCGCTCGTGAGG is a window of Saccharopolyspora phatthalungensis DNA encoding:
- the ureG gene encoding urease accessory protein UreG, which gives rise to MRPDNGYSPGHGHGHTHPVNFDPTATGPDPFSVEPHHGRPFRLGIGGPVGSGKTALTAALCRALGPEVELAVVTNDIYTTEDADFLRKAGVLDTDRIEAVQTGACPHTAIRDDITANLDAVERLTERHPGLELVIVESGGDNLTAVFSRGLADRQVFVVDVAGGDKVPRKGGPGVTTADLLVINKVDLAELVGADMAVMVADAHRMRGDLPVITQSLTRTPNAPEVAAWVREQL
- a CDS encoding urease accessory protein UreF, producing MRAGLAVLTLADSRFPGGGHAHSGGVEEAAARGLITGVGDLREFLHGRLHGAGALQAVFAAAAAHAAARGVRSGHWRELDVELDARTPSPAQREASRAQGRGMVRAGRAAWPSPVLTELVAATPRPHHPIVLGVLAATAGAGPWEAALAAGYLAVSGPSAAGVRLLGLDPFAVNAVVTELADDLDRIAAEAASVAGLDPAELPAPGAPALDLLAEAHDRHHREEVRLFAS
- a CDS encoding urease subunit alpha; translated protein: MSASSIDRPHYVELFGPTTGDRIRLADTDLLIEVTEDRSQGPAGSGDEAVFGGGKVIRESMGQSAATRAEATPDVVITGAVILDHWGVIKADVGIRDGHIVGIGKAGNPSAVDDVDGTLVIGPSTEVIAGNGKILTAGGIDSHVHFICPQEVETALASGLTTLIGGGTGPGEGSKATTVTPGAWNLRMVMRALDFMPVNVLLLGKGSTMRGEALREQLRAGAGGFKIHEDWGATPAALDSALRVAEESGVQVALHADTLNEAGFYESTLAAINGRSISAFHVEGAGGGHAPDIIRLASQPNVLPSSTNPTRPHTVNTIDEHLDMVLVCHHLNPSVPEDLAFAESRIRPSTIAAEDVLHDLGAISMMSSDAQAMGRIGEVIMRTWQTAHVMKRRRGALPGDGRADNHRAQRYVAKYTINPAIAHGIAKHVGSVEVGKMADLVLWEPKFFGVRPHIVLKGGFAAWAAMGDANASIPTPQPYIARPSFGAQPRAAAASSVFFVAPVALDAQLPEQFQLSSGLVAVENTRATGKADMVHNDATPDIRVDPDNFAVDIDGERVEPHPVSEVPMAQRYFLF
- a CDS encoding urease subunit beta translates to MRPGEIITGECPIPRNPGRERIRITVVNRADRAVQVGSHYHFAAVNPGLEFDRAKAWGYRLDVPSGTAVRFEPNQDREVDLVPIGGSRLVRGLRLEYAGELDGRDHEPAPFGYGEKGEGHQDERIVH
- a CDS encoding urease subunit gamma — its product is MHLAPHERDKLLVYVAARLARERLDRGLKLNYPEAVALITDHVAEGARDGRTVAELMQSGRQVLRADQVLDGVPEMIHDVQVEATFPDGTKLVTVHDPIT